The Rhea pennata isolate bPtePen1 chromosome 7, bPtePen1.pri, whole genome shotgun sequence genome contains a region encoding:
- the MMRN2 gene encoding multimerin-2 codes for MLVKFLLIYNTIGLAKLVKHSNHLGYHDGSLHSSKPQMYETSTYPQWTPLQQAEEGYWEAEVLREDTQDYPSSSISSHQEEREDIEAESPQSQNKNWCSFMQSRLVTYIEACMKEKYIVNSQQPCPNGTPDCQKIMYRTALKPVYQVKQKVLKSLQWKCCPGFIGKDCEQHDPNFIPVPANVTEGLQEEEFSNHMAASVDSREMLEVIQNHEALLDDLQNDIHQAVSNLGDLQKIFENNGTSIALEVNQSKSELQERLLQQILFPHLENFLRKHFNPMWASFNRSLQNLSSMVRNLSHAVEANKKSIERFHESTVPKKEFQELGTKFESKVQENVMKVDQVKRDIDNQLQMQQANIHHNLTMIKADTDTKLKKYHKIQHSHFLVLNNSITNMKQEQNNFENKFEALRRNLTELFSHHGPKDETIQSSIRQINDILAGHAKQLKELYMESDVAFQNIVVLERWFKELKRNISKYRPEDLTIALMEKSLIIEENKAAMERQISELNYTLSNLRENYSDLLRYMDDCNCQKIPSDADLLEEDLKNITYSLEGTESNLTDMKHLESVFKDLLRNEIEELSSAFPSIYQSLNLRQEENRQLQSQVKAFSEDVGFLKKKDEEIHRHIKYLNSSFSSLLEDAMRHEAVLEALLGEELMETLFEEDPSTLISSVVQLQESLRHTAEKLQEQNVTLESLAKRFHFLERGLQNNHDAHTSPKHPEEETQTSTALDEANGQHGNVEHMEPNYEAAKDDSLDSSGYNDIMSLKNDIKHLSLAIKRHESRADINLCCNHTIVNVVEPLNISVETLSADLATIKQNLEEHLLIFKKLFGSNEELVASNISLDITTIQSMLTRKVRRQQKAQDKQKDKKKSEKHRENMQTLSRRNTVQTELLEKDSLVAFHVGFSEGKDKGKTLRFNETYLNYGNSYFPEHGYFKAPHKGVYLFVISVEFSSGPALGQLSFSRGYKRTLSSSQRKTPNGNTMTTFAMAEMEKGERVCFELLQGSVVKRSPPGTTMGGFLIFKT; via the exons ATGCTAGTGAAGTTTTTGCTTATCTACAATACAATAGGATTGGCAAAATTAGTCAAACACTCAAACCATCTTGGATACCATGATGGTTCATTGCACAGCTCAAAGCCACAAATGTATGAGACTTCTACGTACCCTCAGTGGACCCCTCTACAACAAGCAGAAGAAGGTTATTGGGAGGCAGAAGTGCTCAGAGAGGATACTCAAGACTATCCTTCCAGTTCAATCTCCTCACAtcaagaagagagagaagatatTGAAGCTGAAAGCCCACAGTCCCAAAATAA GAATTGGTGTTCCTTCATGCAGTCTCGACTGGTAACATACATAGAAGCCTGTATGAAGGAAAAGTACATTGTCAACTCTCAACAGCCCTGTCCAAATGGAACGCCAGACTGCCAGAAGATCAT GTATAGGACAGCATTGAAGCCAGTCTATCAAGTGAAACAGAAGGTTTTGAAGTCTTTACAGTGGAAGTGCTGCCCTGGATTTATTGGCAAGGACTGTGAACAGCATG ATCCCAATTTTATTCCGGTGCCAGCAAATGTGACTGAAGGACTGCAAGAGGAGGAGTTCTCAAACCACA tggcagcatcagtggATTCAAGAGAAATGCTGGAAGTCATTCAAAATCATGAGGCGTTACTGGACGATCTTCAAAATGATATTCATCAAGCAGTCAGCAACTTAGGTgacttgcaaaaaatatttgaaaacaacgGTACAAGCATAGCGTTAGAAGTGAACCAGAGTAAATCAG AGTTACAGGAAAGGCTTCTGCAGCAAATTCTATTTCCCCACTTGGAGAATTTTCTAAGGAAACATTTTAACCCAATGTGGGCAAGCTTCAACAGAAGCTTACAGAACCTCTCCAGCATGGTGAGAAACCTGTCCCACGCTGTGGAAGCCAACAAGAAAAGTATTGAGCGATTCCATGAAAGCACTGTGCCTAAGAAAGAGTTCCAGGAGCTGGGAACTAAATTTGAATCTAAAGTTCAAGAAAACGTTATGAAAGTTGATCAGGTGAAAAGGGATATAGATAATCAATTGCAAATGCAGCAGGCTAATATTCACCATAATCTCACCATGATCAAGGCAGATACTGACACAAAGCTCAAAAAATATCACAAGATACAGCATTCCCATTTCTTAGTTTTGAACAACAGTATAACAAACATGAAACAAGagcaaaacaattttgaaaataaatttgaggCTTTGAGAAGAAATTTAACAGAACTCTTCTCACATCATGGTCCCAAAGATGAAACTATCCAGTCAAGCATCAGACAAATAAATGACATTCTGGCAGGGCATGCAAAGCAGCTTAAAGAACTTTACATGGAATCAGATGTGGCCTTTCAAAATATTGTGGTTTTAGAAAGATGGTTTAAGgaactaaaaagaaatatctcAAAGTATAGGCCAGAAGATCTTACAATAGCTTTAATGGAGAAATCACTTATtattgaagaaaacaaagcagcaatGGAAAGGCAGATATCTGAGCTCAACTACACTCTCTCAAATCTTCGAGAAAACTATTCAGATCTGCTGAGGTACATGGATGACTGCAACTGCCAGAAAATACCTTCTGATGCTGATTTACTGGAGGAGGATTTAAAGAATATCACTTATTCCCTTGAAGGCACTGAATCAAACTTAACAGATATGAAACACTTAGAGTCAGTTTTCAAGGATCTCTTGAGGAATGAAATAGAAGAGCTCTCCTCAGCTTTTCCATCTATCTATCAGTCCCTTAATCTCCgtcaagaagaaaacagacagcTTCAGTCACAGGTTAAGGCTTTTTCAGAAGATGTCGgcttcttgaaaaagaaagatgaagaaattcaTAGACACATCAAGTATCTCAATAGTTCTTTCAGCTCTCTTTTGGAAGATGCAATGCGGCATGAAGCAGTGCTGGAGGCTTTATTGGGAGAAGAGCTCATGGAAACCTTGTTTGAAGAAGATCCTAGTACCCTAATATCATCAGTAGTTCAGCTGCAAGAATCTCTCAGACACACTGCAGAAAAACTCCAAGAACAAAATGTGACTTTAGAATCCCTTGCCAAGAGATTTCACTTCTTGGAGAGAGGTCTACAGAATAATCATGATGCTCATACATCTCCTAAGCATCCTGAAGAGGAAACACAAACATCTACTGCTCTGGATGAAGCTAATGGTCAACATGGCAACGTGGAACATATGGAACCTAACTATGAGGCTGCCAAAGATGACTCCTTGGATAGCTCAGGATATAATGATATCATGTCTCTGAAGAATGATATCAAACATCTGAGCCTGGCAATCAAGAGGCATGAATCAAGAGCTGACATTAATCTTTGCTGCAACCATACAATAGTAAATGTAGTAGAGCCACTCAACATTTCTGTAGAAACTCTCTCAGCAGATTTAGCAACCATCAAGCAGAACCTGGAGGAGCatctgctgatttttaaaaaactgtttggAAGCAACGAAGAATTAGTTGCCTCAAATATAAGTCTGGATATTACAACGATTCAGTCCATGCTGACCAGAAAAGTGAGAAGGCAACAGAAAGCTCAGGACAagcaaaaagacaagaaaaagtctgagaagcacagagaaaatatGCAGACActaagcagaagaaatacagtaCAGACAGAACTTTTGGAAAAAG ATTCACTGGTGGCGTTCCATGTGGGATTCTCAGAAGGAAAGGACAAAGGAAAAACTCTGAGGTTTAATGAAACATATCTCAATTACGGAAATAGCTATTTCCCTGAACACGGCTACTTCAAAGCACCACATAAAGGTGTCTACTTGTTTGTCATCTCTGTGGAGTTTAGTTCAGGACCAGCACTGGGACAACTCTCTTTTAGCCGTGGGTACAAAAGAACTCTCTCAAGTAGTCAGAGGAAAACACCAAATGGAAATACCATGACTACTTTTGCTATGGCAGAGAtggagaagggggagagagTATGCTTTGAATTGCTGCAGGGCTCTGTAGTGAAACGGAGCCCACCTGGGACAACAATGGGTGGATTCCtaatatttaaaacttga